In the Arachis hypogaea cultivar Tifrunner chromosome 20, arahy.Tifrunner.gnm2.J5K5, whole genome shotgun sequence genome, AAGCGAGAGACATCAGCTATCAGGGAGCTCATGAAGACTTGAAGAATTTCAGTTACCCAAGAaataatattgaaattaaaacaacaatATAACTGGCGCTGAATTTTTGAAACTCACCAGGGTGGAACCACTAAGTACAGGTGAAAGAGGCAAACAATCAAATTGTTCCAAGTTAATTGAGATCTGCAAAACAAACAAATATAcagtttgaaattaaattaaaatttcagaCAGATACGAGAAAACATTTACATTAGAAATAAAGGTTAGGAGTACTATTATCTTTAGATAGAGCTACAACTGAGTCTTTTCTTAGCTTCTCAAATCTAACCCATGTCATCATacaaaatcaattagttaattctaACATTTCTCCTATTTTAGCCATTTCAATTACCTTGGAACCTTTCTCCTCCTAATGCAACAGTGTCAAATCAAAACTGTATGACAATACATAAAGTGTACACACAATTAACAGCAAAGGTAAGAGAACTGCATTGAAAGCGTTCTATACCTGGGATGAGCAACTCTGACAGGTCAAGCTGCTACTAAGAATCCCATCAAAAGGTCCAAGGTAGAGTTGGTGCCATCTTTCATGCTCACTCTGCCAGTCCCTATGTATTCGAGTAAGAATTCTATTATTAGAAGCAAAAATGTCTGCTAAAGAACTCATATTTGGAGCAAAACAACCTCCGATTTCTTCTCTCAATGAGCACAACAGATGTAGAAATGCTTCTGCGGCATGCTACAAGACACACAAAATAATGGTAATAGAACAATGAAAATAATGTAAATCAATACTGATGAtggtttttattcaaataataatttagATGAAGCGTGAGAATATCTTATCAAAACAAGACAAGATAGAAtggattttatattttaattagcaTAAGAATATGAACGCTTGTGTAAAGAAACTTCAAAATTATTTTGACATTCTGTCCTATTTAATCCTAAATATTCTCTCTGATTAGCACTTCTTTGTGTGTTGCCTTATACAGCAAAATTGTTTACAATGTTTGCGCAGGCTTTTAGCCTCTGAGTTCAATAATCTCTATATCACtataaacttatttttatttgctcttatatatatataacaaacttTTAGACACagcaataataatctgtagaacAACAAATCACAGAACAACAAATTAGACAACAACAAAGTAATTtactaactaaaaattaaattctaactaAACTGTAATAAATTAATTCAAAGAACATCAAAATTAGTTTTTTCAAATACCTGGAAATAGAGGAACAGAGGAAGAacgagaaggagaagagaagggaGAGGAGTTTCTTGTGATTGAGCACCGCGCCCGTCAAGGAGAGCACCGCGATTGAGCGCTGCTGTCGCCGTTAGGAAGGGGAGAAAGGGTCTGTGCGTTGTTGCAGTGGCTATGTTAGGACTTGTGGAGAGCACCGCGCCGTCGCCCGTCGAGGATAGCACAGCGCCGTCGCCGTACGTGGAGGAGTGCACCGCGATTGAACGCTGCTGTCGCCGTTAGGAAGGGGAGAAAGGGTGTGTTGTTGCAGTGGCTATGTTAGGGATTGTGGAGAGCACCGCGCCGTCGCCCGTCGAGGAGAGCACCGCGCCGTCGCCGTGCGTGGAGGAGTGCGCGCGATTGAACGCTGCTGACCTACTGTTGCCGTTAGGAAGGGGAGAAAGGGTATGGTTTGTACGTTGTTGCAGGGGAGAAATGTTAGGGTTCTTCATTGTGTATGTGCGTGAAGTGGAACAAGTGAagctcctttttctttttttgagtttaagttattttttcattgaaaaaataatTGGTATCTAGGGATATGATTAaaagttttttcttttaatttttaatcataaaCAATTTTAGGCAActttttataaatgttatttgtttaatatttttgataactcatataaaatattgtatttttatttaaaaatgttgtCTTAAAGCttttattttgtaacattttATAAATGTTGTTTTAGATATCAAAGACAACTCTTTTTATAGGTGGccaaaaattttgttatctttgcCTTACTCAAAGACAACTTGTCAAAAATGTTGTCTTTGCCTATCTAAGACAACTTTTATTAAATGTTGCTTCGAATAAGGGTTACCTTAGGCCAAAAATG is a window encoding:
- the LOC140182672 gene encoding ubiquitin carboxyl-terminal hydrolase 27-like, which produces MSSLADIFASNNRILTRIHRDWQSEHERWHQLYLGPFDGILSSSLTCQSCSSQISINLEQFDCLPLSPVLSGSTLIFGCALLDCLKQFIVAEHVENYHCHYCWHNATIKYLSLME